Part of the Nicotiana sylvestris chromosome 2, ASM39365v2, whole genome shotgun sequence genome, tgctgCATGGCAAATGAACCTATGGAGTTGGTAGTTAGGTTGTCatgccacatcatggcccccttcgagggCGTTCTCCGGACTTCTTCAGCAATACGGACTCAATCTCGTCGTCTTTTATGTCATTGCCCTTTACCGCGCACGTATAGATAATGACATGTTCGTTAGGATCTGAGGTcgcgttgtattttgggagttctggcattcggaacttctttggaatggctttcggagccgcttcctctagGAATAACCGTCGTACGAACTTttttgaatctacacccttcaggaccgggggtgcgcccgggatttggTTGACTCTGAAAttataggtttcgaccttcttgtcattggatgctatcattttcttgccagacttgatccttttggtgaggtcctccagcatttttatgatggcaggatcggctactgatccgttattgctcgatctctccggtacctattCGGCCTGGGAGTAGTTTCTGTTACTACTGTgttgggagtcttcgggtggctttgcaactgagcgatagccaactgttgtgcctgcaacatttcaaaaataacatgaagactaacttcctgctCTTCCCGGGTTGGGGTTtatgggcttcctgttggtcgcccTATTGTATGTTCCTGTCGgggtgtgaggtttcgtcgacctgctaCGCGTCTTGTGAATCCGTGTCCGCTAGAATCGGTCCAGGTGCATTATCGGGGTTTTGTGGTGGCACGCCAATAACTAGAATggccacaccattttctccgtggttttcaaggttgtcgttctcaactctgttcactGAGTCAGACATTTTTACCtcaaatcaaagatcttggacgagaaaagtgtaaaagataacttgcattgtgtaatgaaaccagcaagaaaataatcactattatttttatcctcACGGTGGGTGCCATACTGtctaccgtgaaaatggtaataacaattaaacttgtcgatgggactctaaaaatacatgatctatttttatgccagttattagagcagttgatgctagatatatgAAGATAAAAGATAAAACACGAGCTAGAATAGAGCTGTGATCAAACCGAGGGGTTAGTTATCTGGGCCTCAGGATAACCGATAAGGGCCTCAAGCTCGACGCTTGGGCTTGGGCTCGAACTATCGGGGTAATCGAGAAGGGACtaatagttagaatataattaaaggatACTCTTTATGGccgatatcaagcaataaatgaagaacaattatgaAAGCAATGAATAAAAGTGGTAGTcacgagcgagtaagttagagagaaaagagagagagagttgttattgatcttgtgtagaatggttggagcaacagcagccctttacaaagtgataaggatcccctttatataggaggggaatcccgtcatagtacaaaatacattaattgtaaaggtatgcagatgggacggctagacgtgatACCTCGATACAGGCTCTAGGTAGGCtagctttgtcagacttagccgtgtgcctttgGAATCCCTTattttactctagcctcgatcaATATTCTCTTTAGGTCGGGCCCTAACGAgcttcgagggagggaactcgatcACAGCCTCGCATCTTTGAGGCCTCGAGGTGTTCCTCTGAAATGACTTAATTACAAGAAATTTGACCCGCTGATTTTGCTGCATAcagaccctttgaagtacatttttcagaaacccatgacAAATGGGAAATTAGCCAAATGGTAGATACTATTaaatgagttcgatatcatctacataactcaaaaggcgatcaaaggacaagcattggcagaccatcttgccgaaaatccggtgggaggagaatacgaaccctaaaaacgtattttcctgataaagaagtgacgttcgtaggagaggacattaccgaagcatacgacggttggaggatgtttttcgatggagctaTGAATTTTAAacgagtgggcattggagcagtatggtatcagaaatgggtcaacattgtctggtatctgctaaacttagatttccctgcaccaacaacatggcagaatatgaagcctgcaaattaggactcaacatggcaatcgacataaatattcaggagctgctggtaatcggtgattcaaatTTGCTtttgcaccaggtacaaggagagtggccaccaagaattccaataTATTGCCATATCTACactatgtacaggaattgagaaagaggttcacgaagatagagtttcAGCATGTTCCCataattcagaatgagtttgtcgttgcattagccactttgttatctatgatacaacatccagataagaatttcattgatcctatcccagtgagaattcataatcagctGGCATATTTTGCCcctgttgaagaagaaacagatgaaaaaccttggttccatgacatcaaggagtatttggcgaaAAGAGAATATCCGGAgaatgcaaatcacactcagaaatgcacactccagagattgtccaatcacttcttccacagcggagaaaatttgtatagaagaactcctgatttaggattgctaagatttgtcgacgcaaaagaagcttctaaactacttgaggatATAGATGTTGGGACCCGCATtgcgcacatgaatggttttgtcttggccaagaagatatttagggccggttacttttggatgaccatggagacagatttcgtccagtatgtccgcaaatgctaccaatgtcaagtgcacgccgatatgataaaagtgccgccgaatgagcttaatgcaacaagctcaccttggccattcgtcgcctggggaatggatgtcatcggtcctatCGAGCCCACggcttcaaacgggcacaggtttattctagtagccattgattacttcacaaaatgggtagaggttgcatcttacaaagctgtaaccaagaaagtcatcacagactttgtcaaagatcaTATTATTTGCCGATTTGGAGTTCTCGAGTCTATTGTCACGGATAAGGcagccaatctcaacagtgatttgatgaagccatgtgtgaaactttcaaaatcaagcacaagaattccacagcctatacaCCTCAAATGAATTGAGCGGTAAAAGCctccaacaaaaacatcaagaacatactaaggaagatggtggagaaccacaaacaatggcatgagaagctaccctttgctttgttgggataccgcactacagttcacACATTAACCGGGGAAACTCCCTACAAGCTGGTTTATAGTATCGAAGttgtcatccccgccgaggtagagattccttctttaaagattatacaggaagccgaactcagcgatgcagaatggataaggagccgctatgaacaattggcccttatagatgggaaaagaatgaacgcactatgtcacggtcagctttattagaacagaatgtctagagctttcaacaaaagggtcaaaccaagacaatttgcactaggacagctggtgctgaagaagatcttcccgcatcaagatgaagccaaagggacgTTCTCTCCCAAcgggcaaggtccttacatggttcacatggtgctaacaggaggagcattcatacttgcagaaatggacggagaaatctagccaaaaccaatcaattcagacgcagtcaagagatactatgcttagactacttacatttcctcatctgatgtaatttagctacgcttgacctgattcccgtttaataggggatatgtaggcagccctgtgggttcggtcatatcataataaaatttccatttccccaagatcagaaactggggcagaattttgagaaggacccacaaaattctggagcaagtccagctAATGCCAACATATGCCAgagagaaactggggcagaattttgagaaggattctcaaaatttcgaagaaggttcaacaagtcTCGTTATTCGCAAATGGCCGAAAGATCATCTACCGAACTGGGGTAGagttttgaggaggaccctcaaatttcTAACATGAGGAAGCTGAAATGTCTCTAAAATATGTtgcagtcactagttcatctaaaactacttgatatttcaatatgtttctaaaataactttatttttttatcaataattgcatatttttgaaaactctattttcataacagtcaggtgttacccagggaaactcaaatGTGGCCTCCAGAATAAAGCAAAGTAAGGCCAGCGGACAAAGGACACGAACCAACttccccctcacaaaacttacaatttttcctttagtgcaggcacatttgacgtagTGATAGCATTCGCAAACATGTATACACATAACAAGATCACTAccaatcaggccatcagacaccgaatatatatCTCAAGTTAAGAAATatgctactcttatttgctactcgttctttgcataggactaagccatgtctcgcatatttgcatgaggctaatccctgcctccatcctgcatgaggctaatccctgcctccatatccgcatgaggctaatccctgccttcatatctgcatgagtctaatccctgcctctatcctgcatgaggctaatccctgcctcaatATATccccatgaggctaatccctgcctttaTATTCGCATGAGGCtgatccctgcctccatatctgcatgagactaatccttgcctccatatctgtatatggctaatccctgcctctatatctgcatgaggctaatctctgcctgcCTCCATATctctatgaggctaatcccttcctccatatccgcatgaggctaatccctggcTTTATATCCGCATGAGGCtgatccctgcctccatatctgcatgaggctaatccttgcctccatatctgtatatggctaatccctgcctctatatctgcatgaggctaatccctgcctccatatttgcatgaggctaacccttgcctctatatttgcatgaggctaatcccttcctccatatctatatgaggctaatccatgccttcatatctgcatgaggctaatccttgcctccatattcgcatgagactaagcattgtccctccttgcacaaatattgctctattccagtactatctatttgcttttcgatcgggctaagctttgcccttcatttcacaagactaagccttgtttttttaacatcatattattgcatctcatgggctgaaatatcgccaatctatccaaaggcgtcatagtctaaaaggcatcatcctcatagccggaagacaccatgtcatggcctgaggatctcccaaatttgcatatcattattcaaaggcgtcatggtttggaggcaccatcttcatgtcCCCAGGACAccatttcatggcatgcgaatcccTCACCGAACAATTCATGGctcaggacatcatggtctgaggatgtCATCCTTAAACTATctgaagacaactttcatggtccaaagggaatctgcatcatgtttaaatttcacacaaatacatgttcgtagcatctctttatctgcAGATGACCAGTAAGCAACTGCTATCCTAGTAGAAGCGACCTTGCTCCAGTTCCTTCAGCTATCTCAAACCTGGACCATTCACTATAACCACTCTTGCATCTATTCCGAAATCCCGTGTCcgttcttgtaatgacttcatcggcatattcccccaatgaatccagaactacacatggactgattcctgtaaaaccagcgatatgtaggcagctcaaagaccagagtccggcctctatctttcaaaatatcccatccggtcaaaattggccatcatttctttaatcggaaactctttcatccttttcgAATAAACagggacagctgttgatacctaatttttccccaaaatattttcaaaactatgcattggaatcaattaatatttttcacacaatttctgcatttttaaaatatttttactattttatcccaACATTTAATTTACAAAAACAATCATTGATTGAATTacaaatattttttataataatcttgtggcttaattttatcatttgcatttgtactaagtttcaattattgcacaaatagctacatttgtatttttaggttGCAATTATAGCCTttgcatgcattattacattatgttgccagaaaatagccttttatatttttaaaatattaagtattTATTTTAACATATTTCTAGGTATGAAAACTATTTTTTATAgcctattagttatttttaaaattattttataaattaaatagggtatttaacaaatggccCTCTTATTTTCGGATTTAGCCTAATTacctagcccaattttaaccccaattcaattaaaccagcccaaatcTACCTAACCCAAACCTATAATGTCCAACCCGGCCCCAAATCCTTTCAATCTTGGTTgttgatcacagagatcaacgaccaccattacccctttccttttttacttcCAAACGACCCCCTCCCCAAACCTGGCCATTCTCACCAAATAGCCGCCCTAAAACTCTCTACTCTCTGTTCTCTTTGAGACCTAAACCTAACCCTAGTTGTCGTCACCCAAAACTAGCCTTAATCCTTTTAATCCATGTCCGGTCTATGGCTTCCCATGGCTGTATGAGGCCTCTACTTGTCTCCTATCTCGCTTGGTTGCTCGATTGTGTGGTTTCGTGGAAGGACttcgaagagatctggtccagatcTCATTTTAAGCTCTTCAAAAGTCCGTCTATGGTCCATGAATGCTTTCTATCAAAGTTTCACGGCTCAAATCTTTGATTCAAAGGCCAGATCCTCTTAACCCTTTATCTTTTCTTCCAGAACCTAAAGTTTAGACTTGAATCGGTTCAGATATCTGTAGATCTGGAGTGATTCTGAGTATATCGCTGATCTTTTTCTAAAAATCCCTTATTTTCCTTACTGGTTAATCGATTTTTGAACATTTTGTTATATTAGGGTTTGTTTTCTTATTGTCTGTTGGTCGAACCTCTAGGTATCTGAAGTATTTTCAAACTTCCATGGCTATTATTTTAGGTTCTTTTACTCCTCCTGCTACTAACTAATTTCCTAAAACACTACGATACTTTAGGTTTTGATTTCTATGATTTCTGTTTGTTCGAATCTCTGTGTGTTGACATTCTTTCAAGTTTTTCTTCTTTAAGtattttcaaattagggtttcgaattaTTTTTCGTCTAATTTCTGTATGTTCCTAAAAGTTTTACTCAACCACTTTGTTTATGGGAATTGATATGTTCTTTCTAGAATTGTTGAGTGATTTTCTCCGTTAAAAATTCGTGTGCATGATTCTTGGTTATTTCCATGTCTATAACCTTAACTAGtcattcttgccttatttgaccATTGTATATTTATTGATTCTTTACATGattctttctttaattaaacccttgaatattttattctgaagttctttattttggtttgatttgaactcctttcctTAAGTAGGCCTCTAATTCTTACTTCTTTACTCAATCTGATTTAACATCTTGCCTTATTTAGCTCATGTCATTACCGTTGGCTAATTTTCCTTAACTAAAGGAGAAGACTATATTGAAtctttgtgtgattgattctAAGATCCCTTAATTGCTGATTATTGATtgctttaccttatttgctctactcttgaactactatataaactctcttattttaacttcttagacacgaacattagttcatcAGCCACTATTTTTTACACTCTAaaaaactctctgctctctttgcTATTCGTGATCTTTGTTAgtctagccggctgcaagccaaggctggaaaTTGCACAACACCTGTCTTacatcttgtgttttctttctccAACTAGTATGCTTTCTGATTAAATTTTTAAGAatctaaacctatgtgtttatttactacctTAGTTCATCAAACTTGAGTTCATTCTTGCTTCTGATTACTGCTCACCTAGCATGCCTAAACACTGCCTTGATCAAATAGGTGATTAGCATGTCTCCATTTTACTTGCCTATTTACTAACTTGTTTAACATGTCTTAAACTTTCTTATTCCACTTGTGACTAGCCTGTTTGCCTGACTactgtttatctagcatgcctcaACTTTGTGTGTGATTAGTATGTCTACACTTGTTAATACTTGCCTAACCTGCCCATTTACGTTCTTGCCTGTTCTGCCTTACTCCTCCTAAGTTATCTTGTCTCTCCAGTACAACCCTAGTTGTGTTGCTTATGTGCCCTCAACATGTTCCCACTGTGATCTTTGCTTCATGTCTCAATGACCTACCTTATCTGACCTATTAGTTCTGTAGAACCCCAGGAGAATTCTATGTACCTTGTTGTTTATATGCTCCACTATCACTGAGGTGCATTCTATGTGTCCCCTACCCCGCTCTCCTTGTGTGGAATCTGTTTGCCAAAGTGTTTTCTAAAGCTGTTTGTTCTGTGACTTATGTTCTGATTCAAAATGTTTTCATGCTTTTCTAACTGTTGTTTTACCAAACTAGTACTGGTTTTCAAAAAGTCTTTTCACTCCTAAGACCCTTCTCTACATTGTTTACCAAAACCCTTTTTTAAAATTATGCACTCTCACTTATTCTTAGTTTATTAAGTCcagcccctctggtatgtgtactgcttagagatcCCTGAGgtctctctaaactctggcatatcagggctggctcttccacactgcacataatcagtctttATTTGAGGAAAATCTGGCCCGGGAactttgaggtccttagggaactctgacacctagacatgaaattggcaaTGAATCTTAGGCATTTGAGACTAGTGAAGGCCTGGTACACTAggatttgctttgggcctacttcaggctccctatagctaaATTTCcattctatttatgtaatttttattcaatctttggtctgtaataattaattgtaaagaGATAATGGCGTGACTAGTGAAAAGTTTATATAAACGAacttcaagtttaagttgcagacttagcctttattcaatactgattttgaatctcctcatgcaatggtagattgagttgagttgtttgaagagtagcttgggaggtattaaggactcaccatggttaaggtatgttaaggcacttccctctttcttttggcatgatctaaagtgaaatgaatactctatatcataacggatctactcctagaaactaaggttgcacatgttgttctttccttataaagttattctaagcaagtatgtatgatccttgaatcttATAAAagctcatattgatggtatgatgtccataatgttaattgaaggtgcaacgaccttaagtcactccaaaaggtttagaacgtgactCCATGAGTCTAGTATGCactatatatagtatctattttaatctaccgagccgcgctatagtagtccgggtacggcacctattgtgcaaccactgatcaattggatttactgagctccacgtggtcgggtacgattctaccgagccttatgatggtcgggtatgtttttaccgagtcctctttgaggccgggtacgatatgatgatgatgatgtctacagaggcgtatgtttttaaaagtttatgtatatatatgtattatgcatctcatgtcagtagcccccagaggcacgcagatgttacaggttttatctcctctatctctctttatattattgttcttgtttatgctttcctgccttacatactcggtactttatttgtactgacgtctcttttgcttggggatgttgtgtttcatgcccgcaggtcccaattgataggttgacattcctcctagtaggctatcagctcagcggaggtgttggtgcactccacttgctccgaagttgcctatttggttagtatgctttggatatgtattgattgatatggcagggccctgtcctgacctttatgattttatgtactcttagaggcttgtagatagatgtcaggtttatggatacttgtatggccttgttggcctatgtgttgagtttacaaatggtcatgtcgtcCTTATAGGCGTGTATGTCACATGTACGAGTTTCTACATCATATTGGGTTGTCCTATGTCTAGTATTCCTTTATGTTTTATTCTATTTATCTCATGACAACCCTTttggcccatttacccatgatagtatgataagaaatgaaaagctacgttggtactcggtaGAGTAAGAAACCGGGTGCCCGTTACGGCCCTcctatttgggtcgtgacagaaaaagaaaaaatctttCACAACCGATTCTAAAGGCTACCCTCCGCAGAATCTTAAACTTAAGATATTTTCGGGATAAAACTTTGGTAACATCGAACCCCGATAACTTCTTAACCCAAAGGCAATAAAGACAAGGTTTtgttcgaaccctcgaacacaaccTTATTGTTTCATGTTAATGCATTCCAACCTTTGTGAATACGAAtgttaaagcaaaggaaaaaatttGAGATCCGAAAAGTGTAGAAAGccttatataaatatatatatatatatatatatatatatatatatatacaacagcCAGATCGACCAAATACAATATTTACAACGGCCAAAATGGCCTCTAAAAAGAcacaaaagaaatcaaaaatacaaAAGCCTAAGTAGCCTGGTCTTCGTCGGAGGAAGCATCTCCATTCTCGGGATCTTCCCCATCTTCAGATCTTCTTAAGCTCTCGGAGTCTTTCTTAGGAAAGTCCAGCTTCCAGGCTCTAGGCTCCTTTGCTTTGGCAGTCTCGAGTTCGTCCACTACATCAAAACCTTGAGCCTAAACCTCCCCGAGGGCTTCCCTTCGAGCTTTCCATTTTGCACGATCCACAATACTTCTGGACTTCACCTCGATAGCCTCGATGTCAACCTTAAATTGGGCCAATTTAGCAGCAGTTTTAGTGTTGGCCATGGCCACCTCATATTTGGCCACCTCGAGTTCGTTGGCCAAGTTCGCCTTATCGGAGACGTCCTAATCCATTTGGGACTTAAGCTCTTCAATATTCGTGGCCTGCGCCGAGTTTTTCTCCCTTGCAGCATGAAGCTGAGCCTTGGCCGACTCCAGCTCTGCTTGGACGACCTCCTTTTTTGAAGCTAAGATGTCCATACATCCCTTGAACTTTTCAGCTTCGGCTCATATGTCATCTATTTGTCTCTGAAGATCCTTGATATGTTTGAGCCTCTACCAAACCAACAAAATCGGATTGTTAGTCGTTATCTCCAATTCATCTTCGCTATCATGAAAAACTCGGAATACCTGTTCGGCCATCTCAGTATGCCCATCCCGAGCCATCACTATATCTTCTTGAAGCCTCTCACTAAGAAGCTTATAGGTGTCGTTTTTCTCAGTGAGGTCCCAAACCTTATCCCCATGCTCCTCCCGGATTCTAAGTAAAGCTTCATGATGCAACACCGAAGCCTGCAAACAAGGAAGAAAATGTTAGAATTACCTATGGCTCCAAGTTTAAAAGAGATAATAGAATGGCCCTCGAAGTTACCCGATTCAGAGCATGTTGGACCTCGTTGAACAAGCAAGCAGCTCCCACCGCATTCATCATAACTTGGTCTTCTTCGGTCACCAAGCACCTCAGATAATTGGAAATCCCCACGGGGGGAGAGAAGACCCGGGCATCCTTCGGTACGAAAAACATTATATTTCGCCTACGGTCAAGGTTAACACTTGGTACCGAGAATCGGTCCACCAGTTTTTGGCTCGACGAAGACCCAATAGCACCCGGGGATGATGTTTTCTTTGGCACCGGTAAGTCACCAAACCCGGTGACATCTCCCAAAGTAGTGAACTCAACCCTATCCAAGAATCCATGGATATCAACCATTCCCAGAGGACACTCGCAAGGGCGACCTTCCAACATACTAGCCTCTTGGATCGTGGCGTCTGAAAACTGAGGGGACCCGGAAATATCAATCACACCAAGCTTATCCCTCGGAATCTCTTCCGCCACTTGGGAAGCCCCGCCCACAATCTCTCTCTCAACCATCTCATACTGAGATAGAGTGGCCTCAACTCTTTCTGGTTCGGGAACCACGACCGAAGCTCCCTCATTAGCCTCCTCTAGTACGGGGTGCTTTTGTATCGAAGCACCAGCTCACACACGGGCTACCACATTTGAGTCCTCTTCTTATTCATCTTCGGACTCGTCCCTTAGAAGATAGAGTGAGTCCAAAGATAGAGCGATAGCACTCCCCTTGGGTTTACGGGTTTGCCTTTTCTTTGGATTTTGCTTCTCCAAGTTTGGGGAACTCGAAGC contains:
- the LOC138885655 gene encoding uncharacterized protein, which translates into the protein MAIDINIQELLVIGDSNLLLHQELRKRFTKIEFQHVPIIQNEFVVALATLLSMIQHPDKNFIDPIPVRIHNQLAYFAPVEEETDEKPWFHDIKEYLAKREYPENANHTQKCTLQRLSNHFFHSGENLYRRTPDLGLLRFVDAKEASKLLEDIDVGTRIAHMNGFVLAKKIFRAEVASYKAVTKKVITDFVKDHIICRFGVLESIVTDKAANLNSDLMKPCVKLSKSSTRIPQPIHLK